The Arachis hypogaea cultivar Tifrunner chromosome 19, arahy.Tifrunner.gnm2.J5K5, whole genome shotgun sequence genome has a window encoding:
- the LOC112778534 gene encoding ras-related protein RABC2a produces the protein MLLLLEFLLNLEKVKKEKREMGSGSKVGNSSFDYSFKVLLIGDSGVGKSSLLLSFISKYLHHHLSPTIGVDFKIKLFTIGGKRVKLTIWDTAGQERFGTVISSYYRGAHGIILVYDVTKRESFTNLVDIWAREVELYSTNPDCIKILVGNKVDKESERAVTKEEGMALAQEHRCLFLECSAKTRENVQQCFNDLTLKMLEVPSLRENGSSIVKRQKQIHNKPRSGDCCSQ, from the exons ATGCTCTTATTATTGGAGTTTTTATTGAATTTGGAAAAGGTGAAGAAGGAAAAGAGAGAAATGGGTTCAGGTTCAAAAGTAGGGAATAGCAGCTTTGATTACTCGTTTAAGGTGTTATTGATTGGTGACTCTGGTGTTGGCAAGAGCAGCCTCCTCCTCAGCTTTATCTCCAAATACCTTCATCATCATCTTTCCCCCACTATTG GGGTGGACTTCAAGATCAAGCTTTTTACCATTGGTGGTAAAAGAGTGAAGCTTACTATTTGGGACACAG CTGGACAAGAGAGGTTTGGAACGGTAATAAGCTCGTATTACAGAGGCGCCCACGGAATCATTCTTG TCTACGACGTGACAAAGCGCGAGTCATTTACAAACCTAGTGGACATATGGGCAAGAGAAGTTGAGCTTTACTCCACCAACCCCGATTGCATCAAAATTTTAGTTGGCAATAAAGTCGATAAG GAGAGTGAAAGAGCCGTTACAAAGGAAGAGGGTATGGCTCTTGCGCAGGAGCATCGATGCTTGTTCCTAGAATGTAGCGCCAAAACTCGGGAAAATGTTCAGCAATGCTTCAATGATCTAACACTAAAG ATGTTAGAGGTTCCGAGTTTACGCGAAAATGGATCATCGATAGTTAAGAGACAAAAGCAAATACACAATAAACCTCGGAGTGGCGATTGTTGTTCGCAGTAA